TTGTGTATTGGACCACAAAAGGATATGCTGTGTTGGACGATGCCGCTTTCCCGATTATCGGAGAAGGCAAAACAGAACCGAATGACACCTTCATTCCTCAATTGGTAGCGAATGGAAGGGCAGCAATAGACGCAGTAGATAAGTTAGGATATATTGACAGAAATAAAGTGGCAGTAGGAGGTCATTCTTATGGTGCATTTATGACAGCCAATCTTTTGACCCATTCTAAAGATTATGCCTGCGGAATCGCAAGAAGTGGAGCCTATAACAGAACACTCACTCCATTTGGGTTCCAAAGCGAGCAAAGAAATTACTGGGATATTCCTGAAATATACAATGCTATGTCTCCATTTATGAATGCCGATAAAATGAAAACGCCATTATTGTTGGTTCATGGGGATGCAGATAACAATCCCGGAACTTTTACTTTGCAAACGGAAAGATATTTCCAGGCACTGAAAAATTTGGGAGCTCCTGTAAAGATGGTTCTTCTTCCAAAAGAAGCTCACGGATATGCTGCCAAAGAAAATATTTTACATTTGCTTTGGGAACAGGATCAGTTCTTGGAAAAATGTCTGAAGAAATAATATAAATCATAATAAAAAACTCGTTCTTTTTGAGCGAGTTTTTTTATAAATAATCCAAAATATCATTAAGCTTTTCCAGTTCCATAAAATTGGAATGTTCTATATTAAGATCATGCTGTTCATGCACCCAGGTTACGTGATACGGAATATGAGCGGCAGATCCTCCAATTTCTAAAACGGGCAAAATATCAGATTTAATAGAATTCCCGAGCATTAAAAAGTTTTCAGGTTTACAATCGAGATGTTTCAAAAGCTTTTGATAATCACTTTCTTTTTTATCGCTCATAATTTCAATATGATGAAAATACTCTTGTAACCCTGATTTCTTTAACTTACGTTCCTGATCCAGTAAATCTCCTTTTGTGGCAACAACCAATCTGTAATTACCTTTTAAATGTTCTAAAGTTTCAGTAACTCCATCTAAAAGCTCAATGGGTTTTTGAAGAAGTTTGTGACCGATCTCAATCGTTTTATTAATCAGTGATAAAGGAGCTGTACCATTAGAAACTTTGCTTACCGTTTC
Above is a genomic segment from Chryseobacterium geocarposphaerae containing:
- a CDS encoding HAD family hydrolase, translating into MNNNITVIAFDADDTLWINEPYFQEAEKEFCILLEDYLPQHSVSQELLKTEMNNLHLYGYGVKGFMLCMIETVSKVSNGTAPLSLINKTIEIGHKLLQKPIELLDGVTETLEHLKGNYRLVVATKGDLLDQERKLKKSGLQEYFHHIEIMSDKKESDYQKLLKHLDCKPENFLMLGNSIKSDILPVLEIGGSAAHIPYHVTWVHEQHDLNIEHSNFMELEKLNDILDYL